A window of Cohnella herbarum contains these coding sequences:
- a CDS encoding ATP-binding protein yields the protein MKKRKTLTLIMIAITLLTTYFVLSSLRIFDSDTFAAKNGVLSLQHWDRQDEKIIALDGEWDFYPDELIVPSPNEDVFERYKNQRQSIPVPTAWDRYRTENATPYGTGTYRLLIHVPEDDRYGVKLNTIRNANKVYLNGEELGSAGVPSKSTEEYRFDYKKYVVLGNSNNKQIELVILVANYDYAVGGIVSSLHFGLADQILAKQGREKFLEAFLISGYLLFSFIYVTTYLQHKRKFRYELYFSLFSLAQAVHISTINERWIYLQFPELSPSSQLGIQAISLTLFVLFFLLFVYHFFNMSASKRIVTALSAMLGFQALAVCVLSMTIDLMVKVPFPLIQLIVSGTTAIGYVYIFIMLLKAYKQKTDESDYVLIIVFTFAVYGALLAVVLLFEVDIEMPSLLLFLIMVMSLALLMSHRSQRAYNKVEELSNELLEFDRIKDEFLVKTSHELGSPLHGIMNLTQSLLEGVEGPLKRKQQESVILIHSVSRRLTGLVKDLLFISKIKQGEVSFTSRPVEIRIIEEVLAEIAYVMPPALPVQLINSIPDNLPLVYTDEQKLKQVFFNLIYNAIKFTKQGTITISAQIIEDQMHISVEDTGPGIATEYQDLIFTTFYQVESSRIRESEGLGLGLSITKKIVESAGGRIWVTSEIGKGSCFTFTLPLATKQQLLGHNEINNHEMNQQVTFTQMKNREMEQSQVILPTKVEGSNPYTILVVDDEPANLKVLINMLHSLHYSVIAVGSGQEALDIIETEKVDLLILDLMMPRMTGYEVCKTIRQEHDLVDLPVIILTAAGQLSDLVVSFQLGANDYLQKPVNLKELEMRIESLLLMKQSAQDAVEHELNYFYAQIKPHFLYNTLSAITALSWSDQEKTQIALEHLSTYFRGKLDYQKQRSLVPLEEEIQLVMAYLAIEQLRFEERLHIEYNIDETIQTYIPAMTLQPLVENAVTHGITKSIKGGTLRLTIEREQQYIKITIEDNGVGIPLEKQQELMRGRSERLGFTNPFRKLSLIKGAHFQMNSEVGKGTTIIIHMLEIKDN from the coding sequence GTGAAAAAGAGAAAGACGCTAACCTTAATTATGATCGCTATCACTCTCTTGACAACATACTTTGTTCTTAGCTCCTTACGTATATTCGACTCCGATACATTCGCTGCGAAAAATGGTGTTCTTTCATTACAGCATTGGGATCGGCAGGATGAAAAAATTATTGCGCTTGATGGAGAATGGGACTTCTATCCAGATGAATTAATCGTGCCAAGTCCGAATGAGGATGTATTTGAACGTTATAAGAACCAACGCCAATCCATTCCAGTACCTACAGCGTGGGATCGCTATAGAACTGAGAACGCTACTCCTTATGGGACAGGTACGTATCGCTTGCTTATTCATGTTCCGGAGGATGACCGTTACGGTGTAAAGCTGAATACGATTCGAAATGCCAACAAAGTGTATTTAAACGGGGAAGAGCTTGGCTCAGCAGGTGTTCCTTCAAAAAGCACCGAAGAATATCGCTTCGATTACAAAAAGTATGTCGTGCTGGGAAATAGTAATAATAAACAAATAGAGCTTGTTATTCTAGTTGCCAATTATGACTATGCCGTTGGCGGGATTGTCAGTTCGCTCCATTTCGGTCTAGCCGATCAAATATTAGCCAAACAAGGCCGTGAAAAATTCCTTGAAGCCTTTCTCATTTCCGGTTATTTGCTGTTTTCATTCATATACGTTACAACATATTTACAACATAAACGGAAATTCCGGTATGAGCTTTATTTCAGTCTATTCAGTTTAGCGCAAGCTGTACATATATCAACGATAAATGAAAGATGGATCTACTTACAATTTCCGGAGCTCAGCCCATCCTCACAACTAGGAATTCAAGCCATTTCACTTACACTTTTCGTATTGTTTTTCCTACTATTTGTTTATCATTTCTTCAACATGTCCGCCAGCAAAAGGATCGTCACTGCATTAAGTGCAATGTTAGGATTTCAAGCTTTGGCAGTGTGTGTGTTAAGCATGACTATTGATTTAATGGTAAAGGTTCCATTTCCGCTCATTCAACTCATTGTTTCAGGGACTACCGCTATTGGATATGTGTATATTTTTATTATGCTGCTAAAAGCCTATAAACAAAAAACGGATGAATCCGACTATGTGCTGATCATTGTTTTTACTTTTGCTGTTTATGGTGCTCTACTTGCAGTTGTCCTGCTATTTGAAGTGGATATCGAAATGCCGTCGCTTCTTTTGTTTCTAATTATGGTGATGAGCTTAGCGCTATTAATGAGTCACCGTTCTCAGCGGGCATATAATAAAGTGGAGGAACTGTCTAATGAATTGCTTGAATTCGACCGGATAAAGGACGAATTTCTAGTCAAAACATCACATGAGCTCGGCTCTCCACTTCACGGTATCATGAATCTCACTCAATCACTGCTGGAGGGCGTAGAGGGGCCTTTAAAAAGGAAACAGCAAGAAAGCGTTATTTTGATACACTCGGTTAGTAGAAGATTGACAGGCTTGGTTAAGGATCTTTTATTTATTTCCAAAATAAAGCAAGGTGAGGTGTCTTTTACATCCAGACCAGTCGAAATTCGAATTATTGAGGAAGTGCTCGCTGAGATTGCCTATGTCATGCCGCCCGCTCTGCCTGTTCAACTGATCAATTCGATTCCAGATAATTTGCCGCTTGTCTACACCGATGAGCAAAAGCTAAAGCAAGTTTTCTTTAATCTGATCTATAATGCGATTAAATTCACCAAGCAGGGAACGATCACGATCTCAGCTCAAATCATAGAGGATCAGATGCACATATCGGTTGAGGATACGGGACCAGGTATTGCTACAGAGTACCAAGACCTCATATTTACAACCTTTTATCAAGTTGAAAGCAGCCGGATCAGGGAATCAGAAGGACTTGGCTTGGGATTAAGCATTACCAAGAAAATTGTGGAGAGTGCAGGCGGACGTATTTGGGTAACTTCTGAAATAGGTAAAGGCTCATGCTTCACCTTCACGCTCCCACTGGCTACTAAGCAGCAGCTATTAGGTCATAATGAAATAAACAATCACGAAATGAACCAACAAGTTACGTTTACCCAAATGAAAAATCGGGAGATGGAGCAGTCGCAGGTTATCCTCCCTACAAAAGTGGAAGGATCAAATCCATATACGATATTAGTTGTAGATGACGAGCCTGCCAACTTGAAGGTGCTTATTAATATGCTTCATTCGCTTCATTATAGCGTAATTGCAGTAGGCAGCGGGCAGGAAGCACTCGACATCATTGAAACGGAAAAGGTGGATCTATTAATATTAGATTTAATGATGCCCCGTATGACGGGATATGAGGTTTGCAAAACGATCAGACAGGAGCATGACTTAGTAGATTTGCCTGTCATCATATTAACAGCAGCAGGACAATTGTCTGATTTAGTTGTATCCTTCCAATTAGGAGCCAATGATTACTTGCAAAAGCCTGTTAATTTGAAGGAATTAGAGATGCGAATCGAGTCCTTATTATTAATGAAACAATCAGCGCAGGATGCAGTGGAGCATGAACTCAACTACTTTTACGCTCAGATTAAACCGCATTTTTTATACAACACACTCAGTGCGATTACTGCGCTAAGTTGGTCTGACCAGGAAAAAACCCAAATTGCATTAGAACATCTTTCTACCTATTTCCGAGGAAAGCTGGATTACCAGAAGCAGCGCTCACTCGTCCCTTTGGAGGAAGAAATACAATTAGTGATGGCTTACTTAGCGATAGAACAATTGCGCTTCGAAGAAAGGCTTCATATCGAATATAATATCGACGAAACGATTCAAACCTATATCCCTGCAATGACGCTTCAGCCGCTAGTGGAAAATGCTGTTACTCACGGGATAACCAAAAGTATTAAAGGTGGAACTCTGCGTCTTACTATCGAGCGGGAACAGCAGTATATCAAAATTACGATAGAGGATAACGGTGTCGGGATTCCTCTAGAAAAGCAGCAAGAGCTAATGCGTGGTCGAAGTGAGCGATTGGGCTTCACAAATCCATTTAGAAAGCTTTCACTTATTAAAGGAGCTCATTTTCAAATGAACAGTGAAGTGGGCAAAGGGACAACGATCATCATTCATATGCTCGAGATCAAAGACAATTGA